Proteins co-encoded in one Bacillus infantis NRRL B-14911 genomic window:
- a CDS encoding TRAP transporter small permease, with product MQTMKKWIDLSIAFVTCTLLGVMVLMAIWQVFTRYALDSPSTISEEFLRYSLIWVSMLGGAYAFGNKKHIAIEFIVEKLENRKRLAAAILIELIVLAFAVFVMIVGGSKTVGISMEQYSAALGLPMAYIYLSLPVSGILIAAYTIISIREISANRKADLYSEEVETPEPIHIDKDRKEGLG from the coding sequence ATGCAGACTATGAAAAAATGGATCGATCTGAGCATTGCCTTTGTGACCTGCACCCTCTTGGGTGTGATGGTCCTGATGGCCATCTGGCAAGTGTTCACAAGATATGCGCTGGATTCGCCAAGTACGATTTCAGAGGAGTTTCTCCGGTATTCGCTGATATGGGTTTCCATGCTCGGCGGAGCCTATGCCTTCGGAAACAAGAAGCATATCGCAATCGAGTTCATCGTAGAAAAGCTGGAAAACAGGAAGAGGCTTGCCGCAGCTATCCTGATTGAGCTGATTGTCCTGGCATTTGCTGTATTTGTCATGATTGTCGGCGGGTCTAAAACAGTTGGGATCTCTATGGAGCAGTATTCTGCCGCACTTGGCCTCCCGATGGCCTATATTTATCTGTCCCTGCCAGTCAGCGGCATCCTGATTGCCGCTTATACGATCATCTCCATCAGGGAAATCTCCGCAAATAGAAAAGCGGACTTATATTCAGAAGAAGTAGAGACTCCAGAGCCCATACATATTGATAAGGATAGAAAGGAGGGGCTGGGATGA
- a CDS encoding response regulator transcription factor, which yields MDGNILIVDDDKEIRHLISVYLENEGLKTSQAENALEALGKLEEQAFDLIILDIMMPEMDGIEACMKIREEQHMPIIMLSAKSEDMDKIQGLTSGADDYISKPFNPLELIARVKSHLRRYKKYNTESEADKNVIVIGSLEINTDTRLVYAGGKEIRLTPKEFDILELLARNKGIVMSVSKIYESVWKEDLLKSDNTVMVHITKIREKIEEDPKHPIYIKTIWGVGYKI from the coding sequence GTGGATGGCAATATTTTAATTGTGGACGACGATAAAGAAATCAGGCATTTGATTTCGGTATATCTGGAAAACGAAGGACTGAAGACAAGTCAGGCGGAGAACGCGCTGGAAGCTTTAGGCAAGCTGGAAGAGCAGGCATTCGATTTGATTATCCTGGATATCATGATGCCGGAAATGGATGGCATAGAAGCATGCATGAAAATCAGGGAAGAGCAGCATATGCCGATCATCATGCTCTCGGCGAAATCGGAAGATATGGACAAGATCCAGGGATTGACCTCAGGGGCAGACGATTATATATCAAAGCCGTTCAACCCTCTTGAGCTGATCGCAAGGGTCAAATCCCATTTGAGAAGATACAAGAAATACAATACAGAATCAGAAGCAGATAAAAATGTGATTGTGATTGGCAGCCTGGAGATCAATACAGATACAAGGCTGGTGTATGCAGGCGGAAAAGAGATCAGACTTACCCCGAAGGAATTTGATATCCTCGAGCTGCTTGCGAGAAACAAAGGGATTGTCATGAGCGTCAGCAAGATTTACGAGTCCGTCTGGAAAGAGGACCTGCTGAAATCGGACAACACAGTCATGGTCCATATTACAAAAATCAGGGAGAAAATCGAGGAAGACCCTAAGCATCCGATTTATATCAAAACCATCTGGGGCGTGGGATACAAGATATGA
- the treR gene encoding trehalose operon repressor: MKKKYLDICQSITEQIRSGRIKPETYLPSENEMVKEYQASRETIRKALNLLAQNGYIQKIRGKGSMVLNTSKFDFPVSGLVSFKELAGKMSEPPQTILNGLSLGEAGGFIKKELQLEEGDLVWDVLRTRKMGGERIILDRDFLAEKHVPHLTGDICRDSIYQYLEKELNLNISFAKKEIIVEEPTDEDRSLLDLDGFQNVVVIRSHVYLNDASLFQFTESRHRPDKFRFTDFARRALH; the protein is encoded by the coding sequence ATGAAAAAGAAGTATCTCGATATCTGCCAAAGCATCACAGAGCAAATCAGGAGCGGAAGGATTAAACCGGAAACCTATCTTCCATCTGAGAATGAAATGGTAAAAGAATATCAGGCTTCAAGGGAAACCATTCGCAAAGCTTTGAATCTCCTTGCTCAAAATGGCTATATTCAAAAAATCAGGGGAAAAGGATCCATGGTCCTCAATACTTCTAAATTCGACTTCCCAGTATCCGGGCTGGTCAGCTTCAAGGAGCTGGCAGGCAAGATGAGCGAACCTCCCCAGACTATTCTTAACGGATTGAGCCTTGGAGAAGCCGGGGGTTTTATCAAAAAAGAGCTGCAGCTGGAGGAAGGCGATCTGGTCTGGGACGTCCTGCGGACAAGAAAGATGGGAGGAGAAAGAATCATTCTTGACCGCGACTTTCTGGCTGAGAAGCATGTTCCCCATCTGACTGGTGATATTTGCAGGGATTCCATCTATCAGTACCTTGAAAAAGAATTGAACCTGAACATCAGCTTTGCCAAAAAAGAAATCATCGTAGAGGAACCAACCGATGAGGACCGCTCCCTGCTGGACCTTGATGGCTTCCAGAATGTAGTGGTCATCAGGAGCCATGTATACTTGAACGATGCCAGCCTATTCCAGTTCACAGAGTCCAGGCACCGTCCGGACAAATTCCGTTTCACCGACTTTGCGAGAAGAGCTCTCCATTGA
- a CDS encoding sensor histidine kinase, with protein sequence MQDMMLKNRLFFKLLGSIAISFVASFLVMVLLSQMIFRVYDVKFLTELSVPIYNVTMFLFFTIIILSFILVFLLLVRKKIFYLKMISDRVQEIAGGQLGLTIHIKGKDELSQLAGNINFMSKELESRFEHERSLENAKNELITNVSHDLRTPLTSIIGYLDLLRKGQYQDSKELKEYLETTYSKSQRLKSLMNELLEYTRLASPDVLLNMDKVDLSALLRQMAGEYMPIMEREQLTVHSSITGEPVRILMDVEMMVRVYENLFSNSIKYSTKPSSIELSLNAEGSMAVLKISNRTDKPPVADLNQLFDRFVVGEKARTENQGTGLGLAISKRIVELHGGKIYAEYAEGWMTVVVEHQI encoded by the coding sequence ATACAAGATATGATGCTGAAAAACAGGCTGTTTTTTAAACTTCTCGGGTCTATCGCCATCAGCTTTGTAGCATCTTTCCTGGTGATGGTTCTGCTATCTCAAATGATTTTCAGAGTGTACGATGTGAAATTTCTGACAGAACTGAGTGTGCCGATTTACAATGTCACTATGTTCCTGTTTTTTACAATAATTATTTTGAGCTTCATTCTGGTTTTCCTTTTGCTGGTACGCAAGAAAATCTTCTATTTGAAGATGATCAGCGATCGTGTCCAGGAAATAGCCGGAGGACAGCTGGGCCTGACCATCCATATCAAAGGGAAGGATGAACTATCCCAGCTCGCCGGTAATATCAATTTTATGTCCAAGGAGCTTGAGAGCAGATTTGAGCATGAAAGAAGCCTTGAAAACGCCAAGAATGAACTGATCACCAATGTTTCCCATGATTTAAGGACTCCGTTAACCTCGATTATCGGCTATCTGGATCTCTTGAGAAAAGGGCAATACCAGGACAGCAAAGAATTAAAGGAGTATCTGGAAACAACCTATTCGAAATCACAAAGGCTGAAATCACTGATGAATGAGTTATTGGAATACACACGGCTGGCCAGTCCTGATGTTCTCTTGAATATGGATAAGGTTGACCTCTCAGCTTTATTAAGGCAGATGGCCGGCGAGTATATGCCCATCATGGAACGGGAGCAGCTCACCGTTCATTCTTCTATTACAGGAGAGCCTGTCCGGATTTTAATGGACGTGGAAATGATGGTGCGGGTTTATGAAAATCTTTTCTCGAATAGCATAAAATACAGTACGAAGCCCTCTTCAATAGAACTCTCTCTAAATGCTGAAGGCTCCATGGCCGTACTGAAAATTTCCAATAGGACGGATAAGCCTCCTGTTGCCGACTTGAATCAATTATTCGACCGGTTTGTCGTAGGCGAAAAAGCGAGAACAGAAAACCAGGGAACAGGTCTGGGACTGGCTATTTCCAAAAGGATCGTTGAGCTGCATGGCGGGAAGATCTACGCGGAATACGCAGAGGGCTGGATGACAGTTGTGGTGGAGCACCAGATATAG
- a CDS encoding DUF421 domain-containing protein: MEDLLHNCLLIFGRIITILPLLLFITLFMGRRSIGELPVFDYLVIITLGAVAGADIADPSIRHLETGFAIIAIGLLQRLIGRLKISKRKFGKLITFEPVIVIHKGKFLSANLKKYHYSIDNILQMLRDKQVFDVQYVELGILEGNGMLSVQLKPAQLPATKGDLNISGSSSQIAFPVIVEGKVYREVLERFNVDQDWLDSKLSRLGISRLQEIFFASISPEKELHISLKNEQAQSIPFLYH; encoded by the coding sequence ATGGAAGATCTGCTGCATAACTGTCTTCTGATTTTCGGAAGGATCATCACCATTCTGCCTTTATTGCTCTTTATTACTCTTTTTATGGGGAGGCGCTCGATTGGCGAGCTTCCTGTTTTTGATTATCTGGTTATCATTACACTGGGGGCGGTGGCCGGGGCGGATATAGCTGATCCCTCCATCAGGCATCTGGAAACAGGCTTTGCCATTATTGCTATCGGCCTTCTCCAGCGGCTGATTGGGAGATTGAAGATTTCAAAGCGGAAATTCGGAAAACTCATCACTTTTGAGCCGGTCATTGTGATACATAAAGGCAAATTCCTTAGTGCCAATTTAAAAAAGTACCATTACAGTATTGATAACATCCTGCAAATGCTGAGGGATAAGCAGGTCTTTGACGTTCAATATGTGGAATTAGGGATACTCGAGGGAAACGGAATGCTGAGTGTCCAGCTCAAGCCTGCACAGTTGCCTGCCACAAAGGGAGACCTGAATATTTCCGGAAGCTCTTCGCAAATTGCCTTTCCTGTCATCGTTGAAGGAAAGGTATACCGGGAGGTTTTGGAACGGTTTAACGTAGATCAGGACTGGCTTGATTCGAAGCTGTCCCGGCTGGGCATCTCCCGGCTGCAGGAAATATTCTTTGCTTCTATCAGCCCTGAAAAAGAACTGCATATCTCCCTGAAAAATGAACAGGCACAATCTATACCCTTTTTGTATCATTAG
- the treP gene encoding PTS system trehalose-specific EIIBC component, which yields MTKYTGSANELLEHIGGRDNIAAVTHCVTRMRFVLNDPSKADIEKIENIKLVKGTFTQAGQFQVVIGNEVSSFYNEFTKIAGVEGTSKEEAKTAAKQNQNLLQRMMGHMAEIFTPLIPALVVGGLILGFRNVIGDIKLVEDGTKTIVEISQFWAGVHAFLWLIGEAIFHFLPVGITWSVAKKMGASQILGIVLGITLVSPQLLNAYGVAGAGAGDIPQWDFGFAQIDMIGYQAQVIPAILAGLTLGFLETRLRKVVPNSISMIVVPFLALVPTVLIAHTVLGPIGWQIGSVISDVVYSSLTSSFGWLFAAVFGFVYAPLVITGLHHMTNAIDLQLMSELGGTNLWPMIAISNIAQGSAVLAMIFINRKNEEEKQVSIPAAISCYLGVTEPAMFGINLKYGFPFLAAMIGSMIAAVVSVASGVMANSIGVGGLPGILSIQAQYIGTFAICMIIAIVVPFVLTTIFAKTGVKNFTFKKQKKQSAAV from the coding sequence ATGACGAAATATACAGGCTCTGCAAATGAGCTGCTGGAGCATATCGGCGGCCGGGACAATATTGCAGCGGTGACACATTGTGTGACACGCATGCGCTTTGTCCTGAATGATCCATCCAAGGCTGATATTGAGAAAATCGAAAACATTAAGCTTGTAAAAGGAACCTTCACACAAGCCGGCCAGTTCCAGGTAGTCATCGGCAATGAAGTTTCCAGCTTTTATAATGAATTCACTAAGATTGCCGGTGTAGAAGGCACTTCAAAAGAGGAAGCCAAAACAGCGGCCAAGCAGAACCAGAATTTGCTTCAGCGGATGATGGGGCATATGGCAGAAATTTTTACACCATTGATTCCCGCCCTTGTAGTCGGCGGTTTGATTCTCGGCTTCAGAAATGTAATCGGTGACATTAAGCTCGTGGAAGATGGCACCAAGACGATTGTTGAGATATCCCAGTTCTGGGCTGGCGTCCACGCCTTCCTGTGGCTGATTGGGGAAGCGATATTCCATTTCCTTCCTGTCGGAATTACTTGGTCTGTTGCCAAGAAGATGGGTGCGTCCCAGATTCTCGGAATCGTCCTTGGTATCACATTAGTATCGCCGCAGCTGCTGAATGCCTATGGCGTTGCCGGGGCAGGGGCAGGAGATATCCCGCAATGGGACTTCGGGTTTGCCCAGATTGATATGATCGGCTATCAGGCCCAGGTCATCCCTGCAATCCTGGCTGGTCTGACGTTAGGCTTCCTGGAAACAAGATTGCGCAAAGTGGTTCCAAACTCTATCTCAATGATTGTTGTTCCTTTCCTTGCCCTAGTGCCGACTGTTTTGATAGCGCATACAGTGCTCGGCCCTATCGGCTGGCAGATCGGTTCAGTGATATCGGATGTCGTATACTCAAGCCTGACGTCTTCATTCGGATGGCTGTTTGCGGCAGTGTTTGGCTTCGTGTACGCACCACTGGTCATCACCGGCCTGCATCATATGACAAATGCCATTGACCTTCAGCTGATGAGTGAGCTTGGCGGAACAAATCTTTGGCCAATGATCGCCATCTCAAATATTGCTCAGGGCTCAGCAGTATTAGCCATGATCTTCATCAACCGCAAAAATGAGGAAGAAAAGCAGGTTTCCATCCCTGCGGCCATCTCCTGCTACCTTGGCGTAACCGAGCCTGCGATGTTCGGGATCAACCTGAAATACGGGTTCCCATTCCTGGCTGCCATGATTGGATCGATGATTGCAGCTGTTGTTTCTGTAGCGAGCGGAGTCATGGCCAACTCAATCGGTGTTGGCGGACTGCCTGGAATTCTTTCCATCCAGGCGCAGTATATCGGAACATTTGCCATCTGCATGATCATTGCGATTGTCGTTCCATTCGTCCTGACAACCATCTTTGCTAAAACAGGCGTAAAGAATTTTACTTTTAAAAAGCAAAAGAAACAGAGTGCAGCTGTCTAA
- a CDS encoding TRAP transporter substrate-binding protein — translation MKNFKVFGIILLLMAGILAGCTAQAAEEEGTVTLRLAHNQGTTHPIHTSLTEFARLVEEKTDGSMKVKIYPSGQLGGEREALELTQTGAIDFAKVSAGSLENFSEVYSLFSLPYLFDDKDHFYKAMNSSTAKEVYQTTTDIGLRGLTFYESGTRNFYTKNKPIMHPDDLKGLKIRVQPSPTNLKMLELMGGSPTPMSFGEVYTAMQQGVIDGSENNETALTDNNHGEVAKQYSYSEHAIIPDILIINESKWKQFTAEQKKAITEAAEESSFYHKEVWRKATEKAIKDAKDMNVTFSRPDKEPFMEAVQPLHKEFAEKKSTGKYYKEIRDMAEGN, via the coding sequence ATGAAGAATTTTAAGGTGTTTGGCATTATCCTTCTGCTCATGGCAGGAATCCTGGCCGGCTGTACAGCGCAGGCTGCCGAGGAGGAAGGGACAGTCACATTGAGGCTTGCCCATAATCAGGGCACAACACATCCGATACATACTTCGCTGACAGAGTTTGCAAGATTGGTAGAGGAAAAGACAGATGGCAGTATGAAGGTCAAAATTTACCCGAGCGGACAGCTTGGCGGGGAACGAGAGGCACTTGAGCTGACTCAGACCGGTGCGATTGACTTTGCCAAGGTGAGCGCAGGCTCGCTTGAGAACTTTTCAGAAGTCTATTCATTGTTCAGCCTTCCTTATTTATTCGACGATAAAGACCATTTTTATAAAGCGATGAACAGCAGCACCGCAAAAGAGGTTTACCAGACTACGACTGATATCGGTCTGAGGGGACTGACGTTCTATGAGTCAGGCACAAGGAACTTTTATACAAAAAACAAGCCGATTATGCATCCTGATGATCTGAAGGGGCTGAAAATACGGGTCCAGCCGAGCCCGACAAACCTCAAGATGCTTGAGCTGATGGGCGGGTCGCCGACGCCGATGTCCTTCGGTGAAGTCTATACGGCTATGCAGCAGGGTGTCATCGACGGCTCGGAAAATAATGAAACAGCACTGACGGATAATAATCACGGAGAAGTGGCAAAGCAGTACAGCTACAGCGAACATGCCATCATCCCGGATATCCTGATTATCAATGAAAGCAAATGGAAGCAATTTACTGCTGAACAGAAGAAAGCTATAACAGAAGCGGCAGAAGAGTCTTCTTTTTACCATAAAGAGGTTTGGCGGAAAGCGACAGAGAAGGCGATAAAAGACGCCAAGGATATGAATGTCACATTCAGCAGGCCGGATAAAGAGCCTTTCATGGAAGCTGTACAGCCGCTGCATAAGGAGTTTGCAGAAAAGAAATCGACCGGAAAATACTATAAAGAAATCCGGGACATGGCTGAAGGCAATTAA
- a CDS encoding DUF305 domain-containing protein codes for MKPYWKFAGMVVTSTIIMFLFKYWSTFKADHIFFSEMRAYMALLMGATMAVIMLLFMRNMLKNKKANISILTGSILLFFLSLFLIRSQALVDDVDYMEGMIPHHSIAILTSERARISDPRVRKLADEIIKAQVREIDEMKQLIEDLKDEE; via the coding sequence TTGAAACCATACTGGAAATTTGCCGGAATGGTCGTGACCTCTACCATTATTATGTTCCTTTTTAAATATTGGAGCACCTTTAAGGCTGATCATATCTTCTTCAGCGAGATGCGCGCATACATGGCTTTGCTGATGGGGGCAACCATGGCTGTGATCATGCTTCTCTTCATGAGAAATATGCTGAAAAACAAGAAAGCCAACATAAGCATCCTGACTGGCAGCATCCTCTTATTCTTTTTATCGCTGTTCCTGATCCGGAGCCAGGCGCTTGTCGATGATGTCGATTATATGGAAGGCATGATTCCGCACCATTCCATCGCAATTTTGACCAGCGAGCGTGCACGAATATCGGATCCAAGAGTAAGGAAGCTCGCAGATGAGATCATTAAAGCGCAGGTTAGGGAAATCGATGAAATGAAGCAGCTTATTGAGGATCTTAAAGATGAGGAATAA
- a CDS encoding YdhK family protein, translating into MMKKTLAILIFTLTLILAACSSNNPDNTSEDNGGNSTEHHQNGQSAGEQEDHAGMDHSEMDHSGSGEIPQGMKEAENPKYKVGSKVIIEEGHMPGMQGAEATVAAVYDTTVYTVSYDPVTGGDRIENHKWVVHEELQDAGEEPFEPGSEAIIEAEHMEGMKGAAAIIDTAEQKTVYVINFTPKDGGAEVKNHLWVTEEELSSAE; encoded by the coding sequence ATGATGAAAAAAACACTCGCTATTTTGATTTTTACGCTGACCCTGATCCTGGCGGCATGCAGTTCTAACAATCCGGACAACACAAGTGAAGACAATGGAGGAAACAGTACAGAGCATCATCAGAATGGCCAATCAGCAGGAGAGCAAGAGGATCATGCGGGAATGGACCATTCAGAAATGGATCATTCAGGCAGCGGGGAAATCCCTCAAGGCATGAAGGAAGCGGAGAATCCGAAATATAAAGTGGGAAGCAAAGTGATCATTGAAGAAGGACATATGCCGGGGATGCAGGGAGCCGAAGCAACCGTTGCTGCTGTATACGACACGACGGTTTATACAGTTTCCTATGACCCTGTAACAGGGGGCGACCGGATAGAAAACCATAAATGGGTTGTTCACGAAGAGCTTCAAGATGCAGGAGAGGAGCCCTTTGAACCGGGCAGTGAGGCCATCATTGAGGCGGAGCACATGGAAGGGATGAAAGGGGCGGCTGCTATCATTGATACAGCAGAGCAGAAGACTGTCTACGTCATCAATTTCACTCCTAAAGATGGGGGTGCGGAAGTGAAGAATCATTTATGGGTCACTGAAGAGGAACTTTCTTCTGCGGAATAA
- a CDS encoding sensor histidine kinase: MNKISTKLAAWFLLAVLVLESFLMFYLYNNIIDSRVEEEFNSILSRGNSHRDVLEDSYTEGTLSHIALMESKTETEVVITDLDKQIIVSSRSVSKRMKEIMTRHSSDVSRNGTVIESNWREMRYLATVTRFSSSGQEGYVYMFKDTAPMRQLIEKLNHHFFLASVLSLLAIAFIYFILSKFLTRPLIKMKEATEQLSKGHFQVKLPPAGKDELGELSTSIQKLASDLKIIQKSRLDFLASISHELRTPLTYMQGYTAIALREGLPDSERREYLEIIQDESAKLGNLIDNLFQLAKIDQTNFTIQKQEIDLCRILGELTAKVKPAFNGKNIELQTCCKEGLTLSADPLRFEQIIYNLLDNALKYSDEHTKTAVHAEQTAKGTVKILIEDQGKGIPQADLKYVFDRLYRVDKSRSRENGGSGLGLSIVKELVEAHGGTIHISSQETKGTIVEIEI; encoded by the coding sequence ATGAATAAAATATCGACAAAGCTGGCTGCCTGGTTTCTACTTGCTGTTTTAGTCCTGGAATCTTTTTTAATGTTTTATTTATACAACAATATCATCGATTCGCGGGTGGAGGAGGAGTTCAATTCCATTCTCTCAAGAGGCAACAGCCACCGGGATGTGCTGGAGGACAGTTATACTGAAGGCACCCTCAGCCATATCGCGCTAATGGAATCAAAGACGGAAACAGAGGTCGTCATTACTGATTTAGATAAACAGATTATTGTAAGTTCGAGAAGCGTTTCTAAAAGAATGAAAGAAATTATGACAAGGCATTCTTCTGATGTTTCAAGAAATGGGACTGTTATTGAATCCAACTGGAGGGAAATGCGCTATCTTGCGACAGTGACCCGGTTCAGCAGCTCCGGCCAAGAAGGCTATGTGTATATGTTTAAGGATACCGCTCCAATGAGGCAGCTGATTGAAAAATTAAACCACCACTTTTTTCTTGCAAGTGTTCTTAGCCTATTGGCGATTGCCTTTATCTATTTTATTTTATCCAAGTTCCTGACACGCCCTTTGATCAAAATGAAGGAAGCAACTGAGCAACTAAGCAAAGGCCATTTTCAGGTAAAACTTCCTCCCGCCGGCAAAGATGAATTAGGAGAGCTGTCCACTTCCATCCAGAAGCTTGCCAGCGACCTGAAGATTATCCAGAAAAGCCGCCTTGATTTCCTGGCCAGCATCTCACATGAATTGCGTACTCCCCTGACCTATATGCAGGGCTATACAGCAATCGCCCTGCGGGAAGGCCTGCCAGACAGTGAACGGCGGGAATACCTAGAGATCATCCAGGATGAATCCGCTAAGCTTGGTAACTTAATTGACAACCTTTTCCAGCTAGCCAAGATTGACCAGACCAATTTTACAATCCAGAAGCAGGAAATCGACCTGTGCAGGATACTGGGGGAACTTACAGCAAAAGTCAAGCCGGCGTTCAACGGGAAAAACATAGAGCTTCAGACTTGCTGTAAAGAAGGGCTTACGCTGTCAGCTGACCCATTAAGGTTCGAGCAAATAATCTATAACCTGCTTGATAATGCTTTAAAATACTCTGATGAACATACGAAAACAGCTGTACATGCTGAACAAACTGCAAAAGGGACAGTAAAGATCCTGATTGAGGATCAAGGTAAGGGAATCCCGCAAGCAGATCTTAAATATGTATTTGACAGGCTGTACAGAGTGGATAAGTCAAGATCGCGCGAGAACGGCGGCTCCGGCCTCGGACTTTCGATTGTAAAGGAATTAGTGGAGGCCCACGGGGGCACCATCCATATTTCCAGCCAGGAGACTAAAGGAACAATCGTTGAGATTGAAATTTAA
- a CDS encoding TRAP transporter large permease, with amino-acid sequence MTITAGLLLLFVFFLLLFLGVPIAISIAGASLVTMLVLFPFDIAVFTAAQKMVAGLDSFSLLAIPFFILSGVIMNNGGIAIRLINFAKVLSGRMPGSLAHTNVVGNMLFGSISGSSVAAAAAIGGVMSPLQKKEGYNPAYSAAVNIASAPTGLLIPPSGLLIVYSLVSGGTSIAALFIAGYIPGILWGLATMVVAYVIAKKKNYPIAPKITFSQVMKVFLDAIPSLLLVFIVIGGIIAGVFTATEGAAIAVAYSLILSMFYRTFKIKDVPKMLMETVEMTAIIMLLIAASTILSLVMAFTGIPEAISSGILSLTDNPILILLLMNVILLIIGTFMDITPAVLIFTPIFLPIATNIGMDPVHFGIMMCLNLCIGSITPPVGSALFVGSSVGKVKIEQLVKPLLPFYAAIIVVLLLVTYIPQVSMVLPGLFGL; translated from the coding sequence ATGACAATCACAGCAGGACTCCTATTGCTTTTTGTATTCTTTCTGCTCTTATTTCTGGGCGTTCCCATTGCCATCAGCATAGCCGGTGCCTCTCTTGTCACCATGCTGGTTTTGTTTCCTTTTGATATTGCCGTATTCACAGCAGCGCAGAAGATGGTGGCGGGGCTCGACAGCTTTTCCCTGCTCGCCATCCCGTTCTTCATCCTGTCAGGGGTTATCATGAATAATGGCGGAATCGCGATCCGCCTGATCAATTTTGCGAAGGTCCTTTCCGGGAGGATGCCCGGATCGCTCGCCCATACGAATGTAGTCGGGAATATGCTGTTCGGTTCGATTTCCGGTTCCTCCGTTGCCGCTGCAGCAGCAATCGGCGGAGTCATGTCTCCGCTTCAGAAGAAGGAAGGCTATAACCCGGCGTATTCTGCTGCGGTTAATATCGCATCGGCACCGACAGGGCTGCTGATTCCGCCAAGCGGCCTGCTGATCGTCTATTCCCTTGTCAGCGGCGGGACGTCGATTGCCGCGCTCTTCATAGCCGGTTATATTCCCGGCATCCTTTGGGGACTTGCTACCATGGTTGTAGCATATGTGATTGCGAAGAAAAAGAATTATCCGATTGCACCGAAAATTACGTTCAGCCAGGTGATGAAAGTATTCCTCGATGCGATTCCGAGCCTGCTGCTCGTGTTCATAGTAATCGGCGGAATCATTGCCGGGGTGTTCACGGCAACAGAAGGCGCTGCCATTGCGGTTGCCTATTCTCTCATTCTCTCGATGTTTTATCGGACATTTAAAATAAAAGATGTTCCGAAGATGCTGATGGAAACAGTGGAGATGACAGCCATCATCATGCTTCTGATTGCCGCATCGACCATTCTTTCCCTTGTCATGGCATTTACCGGCATTCCTGAGGCCATCAGCAGCGGCATCCTCAGCCTGACCGATAATCCGATCCTGATCCTGCTGCTGATGAACGTCATCCTGCTGATTATTGGGACTTTCATGGATATCACGCCTGCAGTCCTCATATTCACGCCGATATTCCTGCCGATTGCCACGAATATCGGGATGGATCCGGTGCACTTTGGCATTATGATGTGCCTCAACCTTTGCATCGGAAGCATCACACCGCCGGTAGGAAGCGCCTTGTTCGTCGGATCCAGCGTCGGCAAGGTGAAGATCGAGCAGCTTGTGAAGCCATTGCTTCCATTCTACGCTGCCATCATCGTTGTACTGCTCCTTGTTACTTATATCCCGCAGGTCAGCATGGTGCTACCGGGACTGTTTGGACTATAA
- a CDS encoding response regulator transcription factor → MKTILLVDDEERMKNLLALFLEPHGYKCLRAKDGYEAIQLVKRTHVDMLLLDIMMPELDGLETCRKIREFSNVPIIMLTARTDNLDMIKGFDCGADDYVTKPFDERVLLARVNALFRRQQIQHGAKEVIRGDFKLDMDSYTLKYKGKAVSLTLKEFLLLETLMKHPERVYTRDQLLAVAWDINASTEIRTVDSHVRNLREKLKGASFPIEEHLATVWGIGYQWKIK, encoded by the coding sequence TTGAAAACCATTTTGCTTGTTGATGACGAGGAACGGATGAAGAATTTGCTGGCTCTGTTCCTGGAGCCGCATGGTTACAAATGCCTGAGGGCGAAAGACGGATATGAGGCAATCCAGCTGGTTAAACGTACACATGTTGACATGCTGCTGCTCGACATTATGATGCCAGAGCTGGACGGTCTGGAGACATGCCGGAAAATCAGAGAATTTTCGAATGTCCCCATAATTATGCTCACAGCCAGGACCGACAATCTGGATATGATCAAAGGATTTGATTGCGGAGCCGACGACTATGTGACCAAGCCTTTCGATGAGAGGGTGCTGCTCGCCCGGGTAAATGCTTTATTCAGGAGGCAGCAAATCCAGCATGGGGCAAAAGAAGTCATACGCGGGGATTTCAAACTGGATATGGATTCTTATACATTAAAGTATAAAGGGAAAGCCGTTTCGCTGACCTTAAAAGAATTCCTGCTGCTCGAAACACTAATGAAACATCCTGAACGCGTATATACACGGGATCAGCTGCTGGCAGTCGCATGGGATATTAATGCCAGCACAGAAATCAGGACGGTAGACTCTCATGTAAGGAATCTGCGCGAAAAATTAAAGGGGGCTTCCTTTCCAATAGAAGAGCATTTGGCAACCGTATGGGGCATTGGCTATCAATGGAAAATAAAATAA